In the Aliarcobacter cryaerophilus genome, one interval contains:
- a CDS encoding TRAP transporter small permease produces the protein MSKFFKIIDLIVGTINQTIAVYGMVLGVLLAFVNVVLRYVFDMSLPWAAELTNYLFIWSALFGAAYGFKQGAHISITLLIEKFSPSVMKMFLLFANLLSIIYLLLISYFGYKLILMLMDFGEINVDLQVPLWIPQLVIPIAFFLAAYRVAEKLVELYKTDAQNIKLFSEHEAIIEEIKGENK, from the coding sequence ATGAGTAAATTTTTTAAAATTATTGATTTAATAGTTGGTACAATAAATCAAACAATAGCAGTCTATGGAATGGTATTGGGTGTTTTATTGGCATTTGTTAATGTTGTTCTAAGATATGTCTTTGATATGAGTCTTCCTTGGGCAGCTGAACTTACAAACTATTTATTTATATGGTCGGCACTTTTTGGTGCTGCCTATGGGTTTAAGCAAGGTGCTCACATCTCTATTACTTTATTAATAGAGAAGTTTTCACCTTCTGTTATGAAAATGTTTTTGCTTTTTGCAAATCTACTTTCTATTATTTATCTTCTTCTGATTTCATATTTTGGATATAAATTAATTTTGATGTTAATGGATTTTGGAGAAATCAACGTAGATTTACAAGTTCCACTTTGGATTCCTCAATTAGTTATTCCTATTGCATTTTTTTTAGCTGCATATAGAGTTGCTGAAAAACTTGTAGAACTTTATAAAACAGATGCTCAGAATATCAAACTATTTAGTGAACATGAAGCTATAATAGAAGAGATTAAAGGAGAAAATAAATAA
- a CDS encoding ABC transporter permease codes for MKFFIKILKDFPSYLWGGWASVASIFLFFALWDFGHQIYGDLILPSPKDTFIAMSSILQDSSMQNEIMITLKRALSGFGLAILIGSILGLLAGLFITASIMSRPIVTILFGMPPIAWIVLAMIWFGMGDTTVIFTVFIASFPIVFVGALQGTRTIEGDLKQMADSFNLPFSMKLFDIYFPHIFSYIFPAYISALGMSWKIVIMAELLATSDGLGSSLAIARSQLETSTALAIVAIMIGALLLIEYIVLEPIKKELELWRK; via the coding sequence ATGAAATTCTTTATTAAAATCTTAAAAGATTTTCCATCTTATCTTTGGGGAGGATGGGCATCTGTTGCTTCGATATTTCTATTTTTTGCTTTGTGGGATTTTGGACACCAAATTTATGGAGATTTAATTCTTCCTAGTCCAAAAGATACATTTATAGCAATGAGCTCTATATTACAGGATAGCTCAATGCAAAATGAGATTATGATAACTCTAAAAAGAGCATTAAGTGGTTTTGGTTTAGCAATTTTGATTGGCTCTATTTTAGGACTTCTTGCAGGACTTTTTATAACTGCATCTATTATGAGCCGTCCAATAGTCACAATTCTTTTTGGAATGCCACCAATTGCTTGGATAGTTCTAGCCATGATTTGGTTTGGTATGGGTGACACAACAGTTATTTTTACAGTATTTATTGCATCTTTTCCTATTGTATTCGTAGGTGCTTTACAAGGAACTAGAACTATTGAAGGTGATTTAAAGCAGATGGCTGATAGCTTTAATTTACCATTTTCTATGAAACTTTTTGATATATATTTTCCTCATATTTTTTCATACATCTTTCCAGCATATATAAGTGCATTAGGAATGTCTTGGAAAATAGTAATTATGGCAGAACTATTAGCAACAAGTGATGGATTAGGTTCAAGTTTAGCAATAGCAAGAAGCCAGCTTGAAACATCAACAGCTTTGGCTATTGTTGCTATTATGATAGGGGCTCTACTTTTAATAGAATATATAGTTTTAGAACCAATTAAAAAGGAGCTTGAACTATGGAGAAAATAA
- a CDS encoding NnrS family protein: MSNSHYLNYPKGDFPIYLAYGFRPIFLLLAPYIILSIILWAFVFAGYINLPIENSLNWHIYEMIFGVGTAMIVAFFLTGLPELFPGVIPIVGKHLAFIVFWWILGRFSFWFIDYFGIFFTGFINISLTAYISYLAAIPAFRDRNKRHISLAYSMVSIVIIQAIFFLSESKILNIDSYKILLLSMILFLVLILLALRRVSMESINELLNQENINEIFLAKSFRYNLAIFCLLLYGFVELFFPNNSTLAYICFACGSATFALLNDFVLKDNNILFKPFVLYIISTISITAIGFFFLGFNYLFELNITNHFRHFLTTGSFGMVFYVIMIIVSTIHTGRKIFTNWALTLGLILIIIATFMRAFIPFYIEYSMALYILSSIIWAIPFIIYMKIFFPFLLQVRADGIKG, from the coding sequence ATGAGCAATTCTCACTATTTAAACTATCCAAAAGGTGATTTCCCAATCTATTTGGCATATGGATTTCGCCCTATTTTTCTTCTTCTTGCTCCATATATTATATTAAGCATTATTTTATGGGCATTTGTTTTCGCAGGATATATAAATCTTCCAATTGAAAATAGTTTAAATTGGCATATTTATGAGATGATTTTCGGAGTTGGAACTGCTATGATAGTGGCATTTTTTCTAACAGGTTTACCTGAACTTTTTCCTGGAGTTATTCCAATAGTTGGAAAACATTTAGCTTTTATAGTTTTTTGGTGGATTTTGGGAAGATTTAGCTTTTGGTTTATAGACTATTTTGGAATATTTTTTACAGGATTTATAAATATTAGTTTAACAGCTTATATCTCATATCTTGCAGCAATTCCAGCTTTTCGTGATAGAAATAAAAGGCATATTTCTCTTGCATACTCTATGGTTTCAATAGTTATTATTCAAGCTATCTTTTTTTTAAGCGAATCAAAAATTTTAAATATAGATTCATATAAGATTCTTCTTTTATCTATGATTTTATTTTTGGTTTTAATTCTGTTGGCTTTAAGAAGAGTTAGTATGGAGTCAATAAATGAGTTATTAAATCAAGAAAATATAAATGAAATATTTTTAGCAAAATCTTTTAGATACAACCTTGCTATATTTTGTCTACTTTTATATGGTTTTGTTGAACTCTTTTTTCCAAATAATTCAACTTTAGCTTATATTTGTTTTGCTTGTGGTTCAGCTACTTTTGCTCTTTTAAACGATTTTGTTTTAAAAGATAATAATATTTTATTTAAACCTTTCGTTTTATACATAATCTCTACAATTTCTATAACTGCGATTGGATTTTTCTTTTTAGGTTTTAACTACCTTTTTGAGTTAAATATCACAAACCACTTTAGACATTTTTTAACAACAGGAAGTTTTGGAATGGTTTTTTATGTAATTATGATTATAGTATCAACGATTCATACAGGAAGAAAAATTTTCACAAATTGGGCTTTAACTTTAGGTTTAATTTTAATAATTATTGCAACATTTATGAGAGCTTTTATTCCATTTTACATTGAATATAGTATGGCTTTATA
- a CDS encoding DctP family TRAP transporter solute-binding subunit yields MKKSIFGIAAAAILATSSFGADYVMKISHVVSSSTPKGMAADFLEKRIEELTAGKIDVQVFPNSQLYGDSDEMKALAMNNVQLIMPSLSKFPSIVPQIQLFDLPFLFRDKEHLYKVMDGEVGAKLKSYVDAKKQMIAFDYWDAGFKHFSSSKKAIINPEDAKGQKFRIQSSKVLEAQFKAVGGNPQILPFSEVYSALQQGVVDATENPLSNFYTKKFNEVQSSLTLSSHGYLGYLVVMNQQFWDKLPKDLQDKVSQAMKEATEFERKATAEDDAKIMADLKKYAAESKKLEIFELNDAQKAEWRKVMEGIYPQFYDVIGEDLIKKAIDTK; encoded by the coding sequence ATGAAAAAAAGTATATTTGGAATAGCTGCAGCTGCAATACTTGCAACTTCAAGCTTTGGTGCTGACTATGTTATGAAAATAAGTCACGTTGTAAGTTCTAGTACGCCAAAAGGTATGGCTGCTGATTTCTTAGAAAAAAGAATTGAGGAGTTAACTGCTGGAAAAATTGATGTTCAAGTTTTCCCAAACTCACAACTTTATGGTGATTCAGATGAGATGAAAGCTTTGGCTATGAACAATGTTCAATTAATTATGCCAAGTTTATCAAAATTCCCATCGATTGTTCCACAAATTCAACTTTTTGATTTACCATTTTTATTTAGAGACAAAGAGCACTTATATAAAGTTATGGATGGAGAAGTTGGTGCAAAACTTAAATCTTATGTAGATGCAAAAAAACAGATGATAGCATTTGATTATTGGGATGCTGGATTTAAACACTTCTCAAGTAGTAAAAAAGCTATTATAAATCCTGAAGATGCTAAAGGTCAAAAATTTAGAATTCAATCTTCAAAAGTTTTAGAAGCTCAGTTTAAAGCTGTTGGTGGAAATCCACAAATTTTACCATTCTCTGAAGTTTATTCAGCACTTCAACAAGGTGTTGTTGATGCAACTGAAAATCCTCTATCAAATTTTTATACAAAAAAATTCAATGAAGTTCAATCTAGTCTTACTTTAAGTAGCCATGGATATTTAGGTTATTTAGTTGTAATGAATCAACAATTCTGGGATAAATTACCAAAAGATTTACAAGATAAAGTATCACAAGCTATGAAAGAGGCAACAGAGTTTGAAAGAAAAGCAACTGCAGAAGATGATGCAAAAATTATGGCTGATTTAAAAAAATATGCAGCTGAGTCAAAAAAACTTGAGATTTTTGAATTAAATGATGCACAAAAAGCTGAGTGGAGAAAAGTTATGGAAGGTATTTATCCACAATTTTATGATGTAATTGGTGAAGATTTAATCAAAAAAGCAATTGATACAAAATAA
- a CDS encoding ABC transporter ATP-binding protein yields the protein MEKISNKNFIEELVVENVNFSFGFKEILKDINFTLKKGEVVSIVGPSGGGKTTLLHLCSKLLKLDTGRIKNSFLSSTFAFQEPRLLPWKNVIDNISLALKAKGEKTNIAEQKAKDIAILFGLQESDFSKFPKDLSGGMKQRVSFARALVVNPSLLFLDEPFSALDIGLKKELQNLLIKNIENNNLSILFITHDLMEAIKLSDKIIVLKAQPIGHIKKIFTINEAREKRDDEFVYSKTAEILKDKDIISSFELELK from the coding sequence ATGGAGAAAATAAGTAATAAAAACTTTATAGAAGAGCTTGTTGTAGAAAATGTTAATTTCTCTTTTGGTTTTAAAGAGATTTTAAAAGATATAAACTTTACTTTAAAAAAAGGGGAAGTGGTATCTATAGTTGGACCTAGTGGTGGTGGCAAAACTACCCTGCTTCATCTTTGTTCAAAACTTTTAAAACTTGATACAGGAAGGATAAAAAATAGTTTTTTATCCTCTACTTTTGCTTTTCAAGAACCACGACTTTTGCCTTGGAAAAATGTGATTGACAATATTTCTTTGGCTCTTAAAGCAAAAGGTGAAAAAACAAACATAGCAGAACAAAAAGCAAAAGATATTGCAATTTTATTTGGCTTACAAGAGAGTGATTTTTCTAAATTTCCAAAAGATTTAAGTGGTGGAATGAAACAAAGAGTATCATTTGCTAGAGCTTTGGTTGTAAATCCTAGTTTGCTTTTTTTAGATGAACCATTTTCAGCTTTAGATATAGGTCTTAAAAAAGAGCTTCAAAATTTATTAATAAAAAATATAGAAAATAATAATTTGAGTATCCTTTTTATTACGCACGATTTGATGGAAGCTATAAAACTAAGTGATAAAATAATTGTTCTAAAAGCACAGCCAATTGGTCACATCAAAAAAATATTTACTATAAATGAAGCAAGAGAAAAAAGAGATGATGAATTTGTATATAGTAAAACCGCAGAGATTTTAAAAGATAAAGATATTATCTCTAGCTTTGAATTGGAGTTAAAATGA